One window of the Leptotrichia massiliensis genome contains the following:
- a CDS encoding V-type ATP synthase subunit B, which produces MLKEYKTIKEIVGPLMVVEGVEGIKYEELVEIETQNGELRRGRVLEVNGDKAVVQLFENSAGINLKDSKVRFLGRPLSLGVSEDMIGRVFDGLGRPKDNGPKIIPEKTLDINGTAINPVARDYPSEFIQTGVSAIDGLNTLVRGQKLPIFSGSGLPHAELALQIARQAKVLGTDSKFAVVFGAIGITFEEAQTFTEDFVKTGAIDRAVLFMNLANDPAIERLSTPKMALTCAEYLAFEKGMHVLVILTDLTNYCEALREVSAARKEVPGRRGYPGYLYTDLSTIYERAGRIKGREGSITQIPILTMPEDDKTHPIPDLTGYITEGQIILSRDLYKQNLMPPINVLPSLSRLKDKGIGKGKTREDHADTMNQLFAAYATGKEAKELAVILGESALSETDKAFVKFTTAFEEQYVAQGFDNNRTIEDTLNLGWDLLKILPRTELKRIRDEYLEKYLPAGDE; this is translated from the coding sequence ATGCTTAAGGAATATAAAACTATCAAGGAAATAGTAGGGCCGTTGATGGTTGTTGAAGGTGTTGAAGGAATAAAATACGAGGAACTTGTTGAAATTGAAACACAAAACGGTGAGCTTCGTCGTGGACGTGTGCTTGAAGTAAATGGCGATAAGGCCGTAGTACAGTTATTTGAAAATTCGGCTGGAATTAATTTAAAGGATTCAAAAGTAAGATTTTTGGGTAGACCTTTGTCGCTTGGAGTATCAGAAGATATGATAGGGCGTGTATTTGATGGATTGGGTCGACCAAAAGATAATGGACCAAAAATAATTCCTGAAAAAACATTGGATATAAATGGAACGGCTATAAATCCAGTTGCACGTGATTATCCGTCAGAATTTATTCAAACGGGAGTTTCTGCGATTGATGGACTAAACACCCTTGTTAGAGGGCAAAAATTACCAATTTTCTCTGGTTCAGGGCTTCCACATGCAGAATTAGCACTTCAAATCGCAAGACAGGCAAAAGTTTTGGGAACAGATTCAAAATTTGCGGTGGTATTTGGAGCGATTGGAATCACGTTTGAAGAAGCTCAGACATTTACGGAAGATTTTGTAAAAACAGGAGCAATTGACAGGGCGGTATTATTTATGAACTTGGCTAACGATCCTGCAATTGAACGTTTGTCTACACCAAAAATGGCACTTACTTGTGCAGAATACTTGGCATTTGAAAAAGGAATGCACGTACTTGTAATCTTGACTGACTTGACTAACTATTGTGAAGCATTAAGGGAAGTTTCGGCGGCAAGAAAAGAAGTTCCTGGAAGAAGAGGATACCCTGGATACTTGTATACTGACTTATCCACAATTTATGAAAGAGCAGGAAGAATTAAAGGGCGTGAAGGATCAATTACGCAAATACCTATTTTAACAATGCCAGAAGATGATAAGACACATCCAATTCCAGATTTGACTGGATATATTACAGAGGGGCAAATAATCTTGTCAAGAGATTTATACAAACAGAACTTAATGCCTCCAATAAATGTTTTACCATCACTTTCAAGATTGAAGGATAAAGGAATTGGAAAAGGAAAAACTAGAGAAGATCATGCAGATACAATGAACCAATTATTTGCGGCTTATGCAACTGGTAAGGAAGCTAAGGAGCTGGCTGTAATCCTAGGGGAATCAGCATTGTCTGAAACTGATAAGGCGTTTGTTAAATTTACAACTGCATTTGAAGAGCAATATGTAGCTCAAGGGTTTGACAATAACAGAACTATTGAAGACACTTTAAATTTAGGATGGGATTTACTAAAAATATTACCAAGAACAGAGTTGAAAAGAATTAGAGACGAATATTTGGAAAAATATTTGCCTGCAGGAGATGAATAG
- a CDS encoding V-type ATP synthase subunit C: MDRMDYGQSVVTIRVLEKRLLTRNRLERMIEAETPEEVLKLLGETEYSQDMADIQGSQDYETILKRETERVFSIVRSMVKNTAIVDILSLKYDYHNLKVLLKSKITGKDFSSLLMQAGTIDAGKFKTKFELQSNDLPQEILDAINEVQKDFEENHDPQRIDILVDKHYFKNLSRLSREIDVKVITDYVEGLIDFQNMITLFRVKKQNRDARFLETVIFEGGTISKNKIVESINDNTDTILNKFKKEKLGIYLTKGLEVFSETKRLSELEKISDNYLMELNKESKYVVFGPEPLFTYLVAKEREINAIRMIMVSKINNISSDKIRERLRETYA, translated from the coding sequence ATGGATAGAATGGATTACGGACAAAGTGTCGTAACTATTAGAGTACTTGAAAAGAGGCTTTTGACTAGAAATAGGCTAGAACGTATGATAGAAGCCGAAACTCCCGAAGAAGTGCTAAAATTATTGGGAGAAACGGAATATTCTCAAGATATGGCTGATATTCAAGGCAGTCAAGATTATGAAACAATACTGAAAAGAGAAACAGAACGTGTTTTTTCCATTGTAAGAAGTATGGTTAAAAATACTGCAATTGTTGATATTTTATCTCTTAAATATGATTATCATAATCTAAAGGTATTATTAAAAAGTAAAATAACAGGAAAAGATTTTTCAAGTCTGCTTATGCAGGCTGGGACGATTGATGCTGGGAAATTTAAGACAAAATTTGAATTGCAAAGCAATGATTTGCCACAGGAAATTTTGGATGCGATTAACGAAGTACAGAAGGACTTTGAAGAAAATCATGATCCCCAAAGAATTGATATACTCGTAGATAAACATTATTTTAAAAATTTATCAAGACTATCAAGAGAAATTGATGTGAAAGTTATTACTGATTATGTTGAAGGACTGATTGATTTTCAAAATATGATAACTTTATTTAGAGTGAAAAAACAAAATCGTGATGCAAGATTTCTGGAAACTGTTATTTTTGAAGGTGGGACAATTTCAAAAAATAAAATTGTTGAGTCAATAAATGACAATACAGATACTATTTTGAATAAGTTCAAGAAGGAAAAATTGGGAATATATCTAACAAAAGGACTAGAAGTATTTAGTGAAACAAAAAGATTATCAGAACTTGAAAAAATTTCTGATAATTACTTGATGGAATTAAATAAAGAATCAAAATATGTTGTATTTGGACCAGAGCCATTATTTACATATCTAGTTGCAAAAGAGCGTGAAATTAATGCAATAAGAATGATAATGGTAAGCAAGATAAACAATATAAGTTCGGATAAAATAAGAGAAAGGTTGCGTGAAACTTATGCATAA
- a CDS encoding V-type ATP synthase subunit A gives MKTGRIIKVSGPLVVAEGMENANVYDVVRVSEKKLIGEIIEMRGDQASIQVYEETSGIGPGEEVFTTGEPLSVELGPGLIEAMFDGIQRPLKEYQEIAGDFLDKGVEVNPLNRDKKWEFEPVLSTGAEVETGDILGTVQETSVVSHKIMVPAGIKGTLKTIKSGSYTVVDTIAVIETEKGELVEVQMMQKWPVRRGRKYKQKLNPEAPLITGQRVIDTFFPVTKGGTACVPGPFGSGKTVVQHQMAKWADAEIIVYVGCGERGNEMTDVLMEFPEIIDPKTGQSLMKRTVLIANTSNMPVAAREASIYTGITIAEYFRDMGYSVAIMADSTSRWAEALREMSGRLEEMPGDEGYPAYLGSRAAEFYERAGKVICLGQDGREGALTVIGAVSPPGGDISEPVSQATLRIVKVFWGLDANLAYRRHFPAINWLNSYSLYQGKVDNWMDQNVGSKFSKNRARAISLLQEENSLQEIVRLVGKDTLSEKDQLKLEIAKSIREDYLQQNAFMESDTYTSLEKQDKMLDIVLKFYDEGLRGLENGAYLNEIVAMPVRERIARAKYLPEAELDKIEEIAKELEKEIDELVNKGGVANA, from the coding sequence TTGAAAACAGGAAGAATAATAAAAGTATCTGGACCTCTTGTTGTTGCAGAAGGTATGGAAAATGCCAATGTATATGATGTGGTAAGAGTTTCAGAGAAAAAATTGATAGGTGAAATTATTGAAATGAGAGGCGATCAGGCTTCTATTCAAGTATATGAAGAAACATCTGGAATTGGTCCAGGAGAAGAGGTTTTTACAACTGGAGAGCCTTTGAGTGTTGAATTGGGACCTGGACTTATTGAAGCGATGTTTGATGGAATTCAGCGTCCACTAAAGGAATATCAGGAAATAGCAGGAGATTTTTTGGATAAAGGGGTAGAAGTAAATCCTTTAAATAGAGATAAAAAATGGGAATTTGAGCCTGTTTTATCTACTGGAGCAGAAGTTGAAACTGGAGATATCCTTGGAACTGTTCAGGAAACTTCTGTTGTAAGCCATAAAATTATGGTTCCAGCAGGAATTAAAGGAACTTTGAAAACTATTAAAAGTGGAAGCTACACAGTAGTTGATACAATTGCAGTTATTGAAACAGAAAAAGGTGAATTGGTAGAAGTTCAAATGATGCAAAAATGGCCAGTAAGACGTGGAAGAAAATACAAGCAGAAATTAAATCCAGAAGCACCACTAATTACAGGACAAAGAGTAATTGATACATTCTTTCCTGTAACAAAAGGTGGAACGGCATGTGTACCAGGACCTTTTGGATCTGGAAAAACCGTTGTGCAGCACCAAATGGCTAAATGGGCAGATGCTGAAATTATAGTTTATGTAGGATGCGGAGAGCGTGGAAATGAGATGACAGACGTTCTTATGGAATTTCCAGAAATAATAGATCCAAAAACAGGACAATCACTAATGAAAAGAACTGTACTTATAGCAAATACTTCAAATATGCCAGTTGCAGCCAGAGAAGCTAGTATTTATACTGGAATTACAATTGCAGAATATTTTAGAGATATGGGATACTCTGTTGCAATAATGGCGGATTCCACTTCAAGATGGGCAGAAGCTCTTAGGGAAATGTCTGGACGGCTTGAAGAAATGCCAGGAGATGAAGGATACCCAGCGTATCTAGGTTCAAGAGCTGCTGAGTTTTATGAAAGAGCGGGGAAAGTAATTTGTCTTGGACAAGATGGACGAGAAGGAGCACTTACAGTTATCGGAGCGGTTTCTCCTCCAGGTGGAGATATTTCAGAGCCAGTATCACAAGCAACACTTCGTATTGTTAAGGTATTCTGGGGATTAGATGCAAATCTAGCGTATAGACGTCACTTCCCAGCAATTAACTGGTTAAATTCATACTCATTGTATCAAGGAAAAGTTGATAACTGGATGGATCAGAATGTAGGGTCTAAATTTTCTAAAAATAGAGCACGTGCAATTTCATTATTACAAGAAGAAAACAGTCTACAGGAAATAGTTAGACTGGTTGGTAAGGATACTTTGTCAGAAAAAGATCAGCTTAAACTGGAAATTGCAAAATCGATAAGGGAAGATTACTTGCAGCAAAATGCATTTATGGAGTCAGATACTTATACTTCGCTTGAAAAACAGGATAAAATGCTTGATATAGTATTGAAATTCTATGATGAGGGATTAAGAGGACTTGAAAATGGAGCTTATTTAAATGAAATCGTTGCAATGCCTGTAAGAGAAAGAATCGCAAGAGCAAAATATTTACCTGAGGCAGAGTTAGATAAAATTGAAGAAATAGCAAAAGAATTGGAAAAAGAAATTGATGAACTTGTAAATAAAGGAGGTGTAGCAAATGCTTAA
- the ytvI gene encoding sporulation integral membrane protein YtvI, with amino-acid sequence MASYKNFDFKKLYFLVYIALILLVVFIAFKLGIFLFPFTIALFLSILTRPFTRFLEKKLKLSKKLSTIISIVTFLIIFFGAIGWGSLKLISEIYKLSQNLNNYSEMAQKLWSDNMTKIDTYLGNFPSGFTRQVNDTINSFISSGSARLGIFIKGLINFITSIPTLILYICITILATFFISLDRDKIVAFLEQQLPKSWLDKVFNIKTDMFTVLGSYIKAQIILMTICFFELLIWLNLLSFLKLNVPYPLLMSIIICLIDALPILGAGTILIPWAIISFALGDIKLGIMLIIIYLFVLSVRQMLEPKLVSQNLGVHPLITLISMYSGFKIFGVIGFLIGPVVMIILKNVFSRELEVGFFRDIFSDSSDNIQNKIHKENKKSRN; translated from the coding sequence ATGGCAAGTTACAAAAATTTTGACTTCAAAAAATTATATTTTCTTGTATATATTGCTTTAATTTTGCTAGTGGTGTTTATAGCTTTTAAGCTAGGAATATTTTTATTTCCATTCACAATAGCATTATTTTTGTCAATCTTAACACGTCCATTTACAAGATTTTTAGAAAAAAAATTGAAATTATCAAAAAAACTTTCAACAATAATTTCCATTGTAACATTTTTAATTATATTTTTTGGAGCAATTGGATGGGGGTCATTAAAGTTAATAAGTGAAATCTACAAATTATCACAAAATCTTAACAATTACAGCGAGATGGCACAAAAACTATGGTCTGACAATATGACAAAAATCGATACTTACTTAGGAAATTTCCCCTCAGGTTTTACAAGACAGGTAAATGATACTATAAACAGCTTTATTTCATCAGGTTCTGCACGGCTTGGAATATTTATAAAAGGATTGATAAATTTCATTACTTCTATTCCAACGTTGATTTTATATATTTGTATAACAATTTTAGCAACTTTTTTCATAAGTCTTGACAGAGATAAAATTGTAGCTTTTTTAGAACAACAGTTGCCAAAATCTTGGCTGGATAAGGTTTTTAATATTAAAACAGACATGTTTACGGTTCTTGGCTCTTATATAAAAGCTCAGATTATCTTAATGACAATTTGTTTTTTTGAACTTTTAATATGGTTAAACTTGTTATCATTCCTAAAATTAAACGTTCCTTATCCTTTACTAATGTCAATTATAATTTGTCTAATCGATGCTTTACCAATTTTAGGAGCAGGGACAATTTTAATCCCATGGGCTATAATTTCTTTTGCTTTAGGTGATATTAAATTAGGAATTATGTTAATAATAATCTATCTATTTGTTTTATCAGTGAGACAAATGCTAGAGCCAAAATTGGTAAGTCAAAACTTGGGAGTTCATCCATTAATCACACTGATTTCAATGTATTCAGGTTTTAAAATTTTTGGAGTAATTGGATTTCTAATAGGACCTGTTGTAATGATTATTTTAAAAAATGTATTTTCAAGAGAATTGGAAGTTGGATTTTTTAGGGATATTTTTAGTGATTCCTCTGACAATATTCAAAACAAAATACATAAAGAAAATAAAAAGAGCCGCAATTAA
- a CDS encoding V-type ATP synthase subunit F: MHKIGVVGDKDSILSFKALGIDVYPVITKEEARSTIDEMASNNYGIIFVTEQVAVMVESTIERYNREVFPAVILIPNNQGSLGIGLKKIDEYVEKAIGSNIF, encoded by the coding sequence ATGCATAAAATAGGTGTAGTTGGAGATAAAGATTCTATTTTATCATTTAAAGCATTGGGAATTGACGTGTATCCAGTTATTACAAAAGAAGAAGCAAGAAGTACAATAGATGAAATGGCAAGTAATAACTATGGTATTATCTTTGTAACAGAGCAAGTTGCAGTTATGGTAGAAAGTACTATTGAAAGATACAATCGTGAAGTATTTCCAGCTGTTATTTTGATTCCGAATAATCAAGGAAGTTTGGGGATAGGGCTTAAAAAGATAGATGAGTACGTTGAAAAAGCGATAGGATCTAATATATTTTAG
- a CDS encoding V-type ATP synthase subunit D: MARLNVNPTRMELSRLKIRLKTAKSGHKLLKDKQDELMRQFIILIKQNRKLREEVEGKLQNSFKDFLLARGVMSDEMLENAIAYSEDKLLANIKTKNVMSVIVPTMTFNRDMENAEVSYPYGYAQTSADLDDAVDGLNRVMKDLLELAEIEKACQLMADEVEKTRRRVNALEYMTIPQLEETIRYIQMKLDENERSSITRLMKVKDMMAEKA, encoded by the coding sequence ATGGCAAGATTAAATGTAAATCCTACAAGAATGGAGCTGAGCCGTTTAAAAATACGTCTAAAAACTGCTAAAAGTGGACATAAACTGTTAAAGGACAAGCAAGATGAACTTATGCGTCAATTTATTATTTTAATAAAACAAAATAGAAAATTGCGTGAAGAAGTGGAAGGAAAATTACAAAATTCATTTAAGGATTTTTTACTTGCAAGAGGAGTAATGTCTGATGAAATGCTTGAAAATGCTATTGCATATTCGGAAGATAAACTTTTGGCAAATATAAAAACTAAAAATGTAATGAGTGTAATTGTACCAACAATGACTTTTAATAGAGATATGGAAAATGCAGAAGTATCTTATCCTTATGGATATGCTCAAACATCTGCTGATTTAGATGATGCTGTTGATGGCTTGAATCGGGTAATGAAAGACTTGCTGGAACTGGCAGAAATCGAAAAGGCATGTCAGCTTATGGCAGATGAAGTGGAAAAAACAAGACGGCGTGTAAACGCGCTGGAATATATGACGATTCCACAGCTTGAAGAAACAATCCGTTATATTCAGATGAAACTTGATGAAAATGAAAGATCAAGCATCACAAGGCTTATGAAAGTTAAGGATATGATGGCTGAAAAAGCATAA